A window of Mycolicibacterium fluoranthenivorans contains these coding sequences:
- the prfB gene encoding peptide chain release factor 2 — MDPDLLADIAALDGTLTTVERVLDVDGLRARIATLEAEATDPNLWNDQANAQKVTSSLSHAQSELRRVEELRQRIDDLPVLYEMAAEEEDQDARTAALEEADAERAQLREDLEALEVRTLLSGEYDEREAVVTIRSGAGGVDAADWAEMLMRMYIRWAEAHKYPVEIFDTSYAEEAGIKSATFAVHAPYAYGTLSVEQGTHRLVRISPFDNQGRRQTSFADVEVLPVVETTDHIDIPEGDLRVDVYRSSGPGGQSVNTTDSAVRLTHIPTGIVVTCQNEKSQLQNKVSAMRVLQAKLLERKRLEERAEMDALKGDGGSSWGNQMRSYVLHPYQMVKDLRTEYEVGSPSAVLDGDIDGFLEAGIRWRNRKDDDET; from the coding sequence GTGGATCCAGACCTTCTTGCAGATATCGCCGCACTCGACGGAACGCTCACCACCGTGGAGCGGGTGCTCGATGTCGACGGTCTGCGTGCCCGCATCGCCACGCTCGAGGCCGAGGCCACCGATCCGAACCTGTGGAACGACCAGGCCAACGCGCAGAAGGTGACCAGCAGCCTGTCGCACGCCCAGAGCGAGCTGCGCCGGGTCGAGGAACTGCGCCAGCGCATCGACGATCTGCCGGTGCTCTACGAAATGGCCGCCGAAGAGGAAGACCAGGACGCTCGTACGGCGGCCCTGGAGGAAGCCGACGCCGAGCGGGCGCAGCTGCGCGAGGACCTGGAGGCCCTCGAGGTCCGCACCCTGCTGTCCGGCGAATACGACGAACGCGAAGCCGTCGTGACGATCCGCTCCGGGGCGGGCGGGGTGGACGCCGCCGACTGGGCCGAGATGCTGATGCGGATGTACATCCGCTGGGCCGAGGCGCACAAGTATCCCGTCGAGATCTTCGACACCTCCTACGCCGAAGAGGCCGGTATCAAGAGCGCCACCTTCGCCGTGCACGCGCCCTACGCCTACGGCACGCTGTCGGTGGAACAGGGCACGCACCGGCTGGTGCGCATCAGCCCGTTCGACAACCAGGGCCGACGCCAGACCTCGTTCGCCGATGTCGAGGTGTTGCCCGTGGTGGAGACCACCGACCACATCGACATCCCGGAAGGCGATCTGCGGGTGGACGTCTACCGCTCCAGCGGCCCCGGTGGGCAGTCGGTGAACACCACCGACTCCGCGGTGCGCCTCACGCACATCCCGACCGGCATCGTCGTCACCTGCCAGAACGAGAAGTCGCAGCTGCAGAACAAGGTGTCGGCCATGCGGGTGCTGCAGGCCAAGCTGCTGGAACGCAAGCGCTTGGAGGAACGCGCCGAGATGGACGCCCTCAAGGGCGACGGCGGCAGCTCCTGGGGCAACCAGATGCGCTCATACGTGCTACACCCGTATCAAATGGTGAAAGACCTGCGCACCGAGTACGAGGTGGGGAGTCCGTCCGCCGTCCTCGACGGCGATATCGACGGCTTCCTGGAAGCGGGAATCCGTTGGCGTAACCGCAAAGACGATGACGAGACGTAG
- a CDS encoding mechanosensitive ion channel family protein, which translates to MNWSQQWHNFWHGQIGEWILTRGLRIVMLVLAAMLAARFVNWIAQKITQRIDADFRESDALVRSETTKHRQAVASVISWVTIAMLVVIVFVEFTDILAIPIASLVAPAAVIGAALGFGAQRLVQDLLSGFFIITEKQYGFGDLVALTVSGIALPAEGTVIDVTLRVTKLRSSEGEMLTIPNGQIVKTVNLSKDWARAVVDIPVPTTADLHTVNELLSGVCESAMNDPQMRELLLDKPQLMGVESIQVDTVNLRMVARTLPGKQFEVGRRLRLLVIAALAGAGIASPAESAALAPIVPQEPHQ; encoded by the coding sequence TTGAACTGGTCCCAGCAGTGGCACAACTTCTGGCACGGTCAGATCGGTGAATGGATCCTGACCCGCGGCCTGCGGATCGTCATGCTCGTGCTCGCCGCGATGCTGGCCGCCCGGTTCGTCAACTGGATCGCGCAGAAGATCACCCAGCGCATCGATGCGGACTTCCGCGAGAGCGACGCTCTGGTGCGCTCGGAGACCACCAAGCACCGTCAGGCCGTCGCCTCGGTCATCTCCTGGGTGACCATCGCGATGCTCGTCGTCATCGTCTTCGTCGAGTTCACCGACATCCTGGCCATCCCCATCGCCTCGCTGGTGGCACCGGCCGCGGTGATCGGTGCCGCGCTCGGTTTCGGCGCCCAGCGGCTGGTGCAGGATCTGCTGTCGGGTTTCTTCATCATCACCGAGAAGCAGTACGGCTTCGGTGACCTGGTCGCGCTGACCGTCTCCGGTATCGCACTACCCGCCGAGGGCACGGTGATCGACGTGACGTTGCGGGTGACCAAGCTGCGCTCGTCGGAGGGCGAGATGCTGACCATCCCGAACGGCCAGATCGTCAAGACAGTGAACCTGTCCAAGGACTGGGCCCGCGCGGTCGTGGATATCCCCGTGCCGACCACCGCAGACCTGCACACCGTCAACGAGTTGCTCAGCGGGGTGTGCGAGTCCGCCATGAACGATCCGCAGATGCGGGAACTGCTGTTGGACAAGCCGCAGCTCATGGGTGTGGAGAGCATCCAGGTCGACACGGTGAACCTGCGCATGGTGGCCCGCACGCTGCCCGGCAAGCAGTTCGAGGTGGGCCGCCGGCTGCGGCTGCTGGTGATCGCCGCCCTGGCCGGCGCGGGTATCGCCTCACCCGCGGAGTCCGCGGCATTGGCCCCGATCGTGCCGCAGGAGCCGCACCAGTGA
- the ftsE gene encoding cell division ATP-binding protein FtsE, producing MITLDKVSKQYKSSARPALDDVSLKIDKGEFVFLIGPSGSGKSTFMRLLLAAEHPSKGDIRVSKFHVNKLSGRHIPNLRQVIGCVFQDFRLLQQKTVFDNVAFALEVIGKRGDVINRVVPDVLEMVGLSGKANRLPHELSGGEQQRVAIARAFVNRPLVLLADEPTGNLDPETSKDIMDLLERINRTGTTVLMATHDHHIVDSMRQRVIELELGRLVRDEQRGVYGMDR from the coding sequence ATGATCACGCTCGACAAAGTGAGCAAGCAGTACAAATCCTCGGCGCGGCCCGCGCTCGACGATGTGTCGCTCAAGATCGACAAGGGCGAGTTCGTCTTCCTCATCGGTCCGTCCGGATCGGGTAAGTCGACGTTCATGCGTCTGCTGTTGGCCGCCGAACACCCGTCCAAGGGCGATATCCGGGTGTCGAAGTTCCACGTCAACAAGCTCTCCGGCCGGCATATCCCGAACCTGCGCCAGGTGATCGGCTGCGTGTTCCAGGATTTCCGGCTGCTGCAGCAGAAGACGGTGTTCGACAACGTGGCCTTCGCGCTGGAGGTGATCGGCAAGCGCGGCGATGTCATCAACCGGGTGGTACCCGACGTGCTGGAGATGGTCGGACTGTCCGGCAAGGCCAACCGGCTGCCGCACGAACTCTCCGGTGGCGAGCAGCAGCGGGTGGCGATCGCCCGGGCGTTCGTGAACCGGCCGCTGGTGCTGCTGGCCGACGAGCCCACCGGCAACCTGGACCCCGAGACCAGTAAAGACATCATGGATCTGCTCGAGCGGATCAACCGCACCGGCACCACCGTGCTGATGGCGACGCATGACCACCACATCGTGGACTCCATGCGTCAGCGCGTCATCGAGCTCGAACTGGGCCGGCTTGTCCGCGACGAACAGCGCGGCGTCTACGGAATGGATCGCTAA
- the ftsX gene encoding permease-like cell division protein FtsX, whose product MRFGFLVNEVLTGFRRNVTMTVAMILTTAISIGLFGGGLLVVLLADHSRTIYLDRVESQVFLTNDVSANDLTCDSDPCKALRAQIEARDDVKSVRFLNRDQAYDDAIRKFPQYKDVAGKDAFPASFIVKLDNPEQHKDFDVAMQGQPGVLNVLNQKDLIDRLFAVLDGISSVAFAVALVQAVGAVLLIANMVQVAAYTRRTEIGIMRLVGATRWYTQLPFLVEAMLAALIGVVLAILGLVVVRALFLDKALSQFTQANLIAPIDYADIFYITPALLFVGVAMAGLTSYVTLRLYVRR is encoded by the coding sequence GTGCGTTTTGGCTTCCTCGTCAATGAGGTTCTGACCGGTTTTCGTCGCAACGTCACCATGACGGTGGCGATGATCCTGACGACGGCCATCTCCATCGGTCTGTTCGGTGGTGGTCTGCTGGTGGTGCTGTTGGCCGACCATTCCCGCACCATCTACCTGGACCGGGTCGAGAGCCAGGTCTTCCTCACCAACGACGTGTCGGCCAACGACCTGACCTGCGACTCGGATCCGTGCAAGGCGCTGCGCGCCCAGATCGAGGCGCGCGACGACGTCAAGTCGGTGCGGTTCCTGAACAGGGACCAGGCTTACGACGACGCGATCAGGAAGTTCCCGCAGTACAAGGACGTCGCCGGCAAGGACGCGTTCCCGGCATCGTTCATCGTCAAGCTCGACAACCCCGAGCAGCACAAGGACTTCGACGTCGCCATGCAGGGCCAGCCCGGTGTGCTCAACGTGCTCAACCAGAAGGACCTGATCGACCGGCTGTTCGCCGTGCTCGACGGGATCAGCAGTGTCGCGTTCGCGGTCGCGCTGGTGCAGGCCGTCGGTGCGGTGCTGCTGATCGCCAACATGGTTCAGGTCGCGGCGTACACCCGGCGCACCGAGATCGGCATCATGCGACTCGTCGGCGCCACCCGCTGGTACACCCAGTTGCCGTTCCTCGTCGAGGCGATGCTGGCCGCGCTGATCGGTGTGGTGCTCGCGATCCTCGGCCTGGTCGTGGTGCGGGCATTGTTCCTGGACAAGGCGCTGAGCCAGTTCACGCAGGCTAATTTGATTGCGCCCATCGACTACGCTGACATTTTCTACATCACCCCCGCCCTGCTATTCGTCGGCGTGGCGATGGCGGGGCTCACGTCCTACGTCACGTTGCGCCTGTACGTCCGAAGATAG
- the smpB gene encoding SsrA-binding protein SmpB has protein sequence MSKKTTKPDKANNQVVATNRKARHNYSILDVYEAGVVLVGTEVKSLREGQASLVDAFATIDDGEIWLRNLHIAEYHHGTWTNHAPRRNRKLLLHRREIDNLVGKIRDGNLTLVPLSLYFTDGKVKVELALARGKEAHDKRQDLAKRDAQREITRELGRRNKGMR, from the coding sequence ATGTCCAAGAAAACCACCAAGCCCGACAAGGCCAACAACCAGGTTGTTGCGACCAATCGCAAAGCCCGGCACAACTATTCGATTCTGGATGTGTACGAGGCCGGGGTGGTGCTGGTGGGTACCGAGGTGAAGAGCCTGCGCGAAGGTCAGGCCTCGCTGGTCGATGCGTTCGCCACCATCGACGACGGCGAGATCTGGCTGCGCAACCTGCACATCGCCGAGTATCACCACGGCACCTGGACCAACCACGCGCCGCGGCGCAATCGCAAACTGCTGCTGCACCGGCGTGAGATCGACAACCTGGTCGGCAAGATCCGCGACGGCAACCTGACTCTGGTGCCGCTGTCGCTGTACTTCACCGACGGCAAGGTGAAGGTGGAGCTCGCGCTGGCCCGCGGTAAAGAGGCCCACGACAAACGTCAGGATCTGGCCAAACGCGACGCGCAGCGTGAGATCACCCGCGAGTTGGGCCGGCGCAACAAGGGCATGCGCTGA
- a CDS encoding DMT family transporter, with protein sequence MLALVSAAGYGVSDFVGGIASRRVAALRVVIVSYPLAMVLLSVLALFVDGHVTGPAVWWGLLCGFCQAFGVWWFYAALGSGPISVVSPLTAILVAGVPVGFGVLMGERPSAVALAGIAVALVAVVLVSRGVSDEDVTEHRFTTKVAWLTVGSGLAFGLNFVVINEAPHDAGLWPLVFARIAASVMVVLIALVAGQLRVPTGVPLWLALSAGVLDTVANIAMLWALQNSLLSLTGVLISLYPAGTVALALLVLKEKVTRWQVVGMVAALAAVAMIAGG encoded by the coding sequence GTGCTCGCGCTGGTCTCGGCCGCCGGGTACGGCGTGAGCGATTTCGTCGGGGGTATCGCCTCGCGCCGGGTCGCCGCGCTGCGCGTGGTGATCGTGTCCTACCCGCTGGCGATGGTGCTGCTGAGCGTGCTGGCGCTGTTCGTCGACGGGCACGTGACGGGCCCTGCGGTGTGGTGGGGTCTGCTGTGCGGGTTCTGCCAGGCATTCGGGGTGTGGTGGTTCTACGCCGCGCTGGGTTCGGGCCCGATCTCGGTGGTGTCCCCGCTGACCGCGATCCTGGTGGCCGGCGTCCCGGTCGGCTTCGGCGTGCTGATGGGCGAGCGCCCCAGCGCGGTGGCCCTCGCCGGGATCGCGGTGGCCCTGGTGGCGGTGGTGCTGGTGTCCCGCGGTGTGAGCGATGAGGATGTCACCGAACACCGGTTCACCACCAAGGTGGCATGGTTGACGGTCGGGTCCGGCCTGGCCTTCGGGCTGAACTTCGTGGTGATCAACGAGGCCCCGCACGACGCCGGGTTATGGCCGCTGGTGTTCGCGCGGATCGCCGCCTCGGTGATGGTGGTGCTGATCGCCCTGGTCGCCGGGCAACTGCGGGTGCCGACCGGGGTGCCGCTGTGGCTGGCGCTGTCGGCCGGTGTGCTGGATACCGTCGCCAACATCGCCATGCTGTGGGCTTTACAGAACTCCCTGCTGTCGTTGACCGGGGTGCTCATCTCGCTGTATCCGGCGGGCACCGTCGCGCTGGCGCTGCTGGTGCTCAAGGAGAAGGTGACGCGCTGGCAGGTGGTCGGGATGGTCGCCGCGCTGGCCGCGGTCGCCATGATCGCCGGCGGCTAA
- a CDS encoding ABC transporter ATP-binding protein/permease, producing the protein MTTRLTDPSLVVHDVTLDTRLDSVSFSAAPGTLTALIGPSGAGKSTLAQTLAGAIAPDSGTVRFDGSVGMVPQDDIVHGKLTVAQALLYAAELRGAGPQAIAGVLAELEMTPHAGTRIDTLSGGQRKRVSVAIELLTDPALLILDEPTTGLDPALDRQVMTMLRTLADAGRIVIVVTHSLAFLNVCDQVLLLAPGGRTAYCGTPVDLGSSMGSTDWAEIFAGLCADPEGAQRRYLDRRWASSPPPRLRLITLAPTPLPEKVTPTDQFFILARRQLRLLLADRGPLALLAVLPLLVGILPLTVSGHAGFLSAAASAPFEAKQVIALTNFAAILMGVTLTVRDLTNERAPFRREQAAGLSTTAYLLAKIAVFGAVAVAQSVALVLIVRLGKPGPAGASALGNPLLELIVGVAAAGLVAAILGLAISALARTADQVMPLLAVTLTAQLVLAGGFIPVTGRPALSVLASLTPARWGFSATASTSDLSNSVVGIAQDGHWQHTASAWWFDMVMLGVLAIGFAGIARWRLCRAR; encoded by the coding sequence ATGACCACTCGATTGACCGATCCCAGCCTCGTCGTCCACGACGTCACCCTCGATACCCGACTGGACTCGGTGTCGTTCTCGGCCGCACCCGGCACGCTCACCGCGCTCATCGGGCCGTCCGGTGCGGGCAAGTCGACCCTGGCGCAGACCCTGGCCGGTGCCATCGCACCGGATTCGGGGACGGTGCGTTTCGACGGTTCCGTCGGCATGGTCCCGCAGGACGATATCGTGCACGGAAAGCTCACCGTCGCACAGGCATTGCTGTACGCGGCCGAACTGCGGGGTGCCGGCCCGCAGGCCATCGCGGGGGTGCTCGCCGAGCTGGAGATGACACCGCACGCCGGCACCCGCATCGACACACTGTCCGGCGGGCAACGCAAACGGGTCTCGGTCGCCATCGAACTGCTCACCGACCCGGCGCTGCTGATCCTCGACGAGCCCACCACCGGCCTGGATCCCGCATTGGATCGCCAGGTCATGACGATGCTGCGCACCCTCGCCGACGCCGGCCGGATCGTCATCGTGGTCACGCACTCATTGGCCTTCCTGAACGTCTGCGATCAGGTGCTGCTGTTGGCACCCGGCGGGCGGACCGCCTACTGCGGCACACCCGTTGATCTCGGGTCGTCGATGGGCAGCACCGACTGGGCCGAGATCTTCGCCGGCCTGTGCGCCGATCCCGAAGGGGCGCAACGGCGTTACCTGGACCGCCGCTGGGCGTCCAGCCCGCCGCCCCGGCTGCGTCTGATCACCCTCGCACCCACGCCGTTGCCCGAAAAGGTCACGCCGACAGATCAGTTCTTCATCCTGGCCCGCCGCCAGTTGCGGCTGCTGCTCGCCGACCGCGGTCCCTTGGCCCTGCTGGCCGTGCTACCGCTGCTCGTCGGGATCTTGCCGCTGACGGTGTCCGGGCATGCCGGATTTCTGAGCGCGGCCGCGTCGGCGCCGTTCGAAGCCAAGCAGGTGATCGCCCTGACCAACTTCGCCGCCATCCTGATGGGCGTCACGCTGACGGTGCGCGACCTGACCAACGAGCGGGCCCCGTTCCGCCGCGAGCAGGCGGCCGGGCTGTCGACGACCGCCTACCTGCTGGCCAAGATTGCCGTGTTCGGCGCGGTCGCCGTCGCGCAGTCGGTGGCGCTGGTGCTGATCGTCCGCCTCGGCAAGCCGGGACCGGCCGGCGCGTCGGCGCTGGGCAACCCGCTGCTCGAGCTCATCGTCGGTGTCGCGGCCGCGGGTCTGGTCGCCGCGATCCTCGGCCTGGCCATCTCGGCGCTGGCCCGCACGGCCGATCAGGTGATGCCGTTGCTGGCGGTGACCCTGACCGCGCAACTGGTGCTGGCCGGTGGGTTCATCCCCGTGACGGGCCGGCCGGCGCTGTCGGTGCTCGCCTCGCTGACCCCGGCCCGCTGGGGCTTCTCGGCGACGGCCTCGACCTCGGATCTGAGCAACTCGGTGGTCGGGATCGCCCAAGACGGGCACTGGCAGCACACCGCCAGCGCGTGGTGGTTCGACATGGTCATGCTCGGGGTGCTGGCGATCGGGTTCGCCGGTATCGCGCGGTGGCGGTTGTGTCGCGCTCGCTAG
- a CDS encoding phosphatidate cytidylyltransferase encodes MPSLLDTLHFDRGPWFLPILTVSILAVAGVAVLISRKPELIRKWRTWVLIAPAVGVPTVLGPGTTAAFAAALAVVAVIEYGRLVRLGRADTVVLIALAVGYPVAAWLRPSLLGLTPLLVLLCAVPAVLSGDVENGARRSAFTAFGSIWICWALAHLVLVWPAAFLVCFAVAATDVAAWCGGNGLRFMAWARRPISPLSPNKTLGGVVGALLGATAVLFLIGTVSVGLVLAIALGGLFGDLLESMLKRQARVKDAGDWLPGFGGLLDRIDSLLLALPLVYVLT; translated from the coding sequence ATGCCCTCGCTGCTTGACACCCTGCACTTCGACCGGGGCCCCTGGTTCCTGCCGATCCTGACGGTGAGCATCCTGGCCGTTGCCGGTGTCGCGGTGCTGATCTCGCGCAAACCCGAGCTGATCCGCAAATGGCGCACCTGGGTGCTGATCGCCCCCGCCGTCGGTGTCCCGACCGTCCTCGGCCCGGGCACCACCGCCGCGTTCGCCGCGGCACTGGCCGTGGTGGCCGTCATCGAGTACGGCCGGCTGGTCCGGCTGGGCCGCGCCGACACCGTCGTCCTCATCGCCCTCGCGGTCGGCTACCCGGTGGCAGCCTGGCTGCGTCCGTCGCTGCTGGGCCTCACCCCGCTGCTGGTGCTGCTGTGCGCGGTACCCGCGGTGCTGTCCGGTGATGTCGAAAACGGCGCGCGGCGTTCCGCTTTCACCGCCTTCGGGTCAATCTGGATCTGCTGGGCGCTGGCACATCTGGTGCTGGTCTGGCCGGCAGCGTTCCTGGTGTGCTTCGCGGTCGCCGCGACCGATGTCGCCGCCTGGTGCGGCGGAAACGGGTTGCGCTTCATGGCCTGGGCGCGGCGCCCCATCTCCCCGCTGAGCCCGAACAAGACCCTCGGCGGTGTGGTCGGCGCGCTGCTCGGCGCCACGGCGGTGCTGTTTCTGATCGGCACCGTCTCGGTCGGACTGGTCCTGGCCATCGCCCTCGGCGGCCTGTTCGGCGATCTGCTCGAATCGATGCTCAAGCGGCAAGCTCGCGTCAAGGACGCCGGCGACTGGCTGCCCGGATTCGGCGGCCTGCTCGACCGCATCGATTCTCTCCTGCTGGCCCTCCCTCTGGTGTACGTGCTGACATGA
- a CDS encoding lysophospholipid acyltransferase family protein, protein MSGAGVLRHWLWRTVCGASGGLTVTGRWEVHGGAVIVANHSSHADTAVLLAALPPAAKVRFAAAVDYWFDIPARRLVATSLIGVLPLRRSGDGGYTALRDTAGPLLDAGHTVVIYPEGTRSTDGGIAEFRSGAVRLARDFGVPIVPVALLGIADVLPKGGRFSPGSPMEVRLGDPVDPHHTTAAQLRAEVVQLATGVRHALAA, encoded by the coding sequence ATGAGCGGCGCCGGCGTGCTGCGGCACTGGCTGTGGCGCACGGTCTGCGGCGCCTCGGGTGGATTGACCGTCACCGGCCGCTGGGAGGTCCACGGGGGCGCCGTGATCGTCGCCAACCACTCCTCCCACGCCGACACCGCGGTGCTGCTGGCCGCCCTGCCCCCTGCCGCGAAGGTGAGATTCGCTGCGGCCGTGGACTACTGGTTCGACATCCCGGCCCGCCGGCTGGTCGCCACCTCGCTGATCGGGGTGCTGCCGCTGCGTCGCTCCGGCGACGGCGGCTACACCGCCCTGCGTGATACCGCGGGTCCGCTGCTCGACGCGGGCCACACCGTGGTCATCTATCCGGAAGGCACCCGGTCCACCGACGGTGGAATCGCCGAATTCCGTTCCGGCGCAGTGCGCCTGGCTCGCGACTTCGGTGTTCCGATCGTACCGGTGGCCCTGTTGGGTATCGCCGATGTTCTGCCCAAGGGCGGCAGGTTCTCCCCCGGCTCCCCGATGGAGGTCCGCCTCGGCGATCCCGTCGACCCGCATCACACCACCGCCGCTCAGCTGCGCGCCGAGGTCGTGCAACTCGCCACCGGAGTGCGTCATGCCCTCGCTGCTTGA
- a CDS encoding CDP-alcohol phosphatidyltransferase family protein, whose product MNQHVPTPQRRRMAGLYALKPWFTARLTPILNAAVAHHISPDVFTAAGVLAAGVAGVFIAQGWWHLAAVFLVLRLAGANLDGAVARARGVSRPWGFVVNEIGDRTADLLTFGGLAVWAARQHGPGLHVLSWTVLQVVLAALAATLPTFASLAAAGAGATRVNGGPLGKTERCVFTVLATAFPGLMPLLLAQLVNGSLITTALRLRGAHRELKARAVADEDPITVPMTRPRIVVSNIPTRPMRAVAA is encoded by the coding sequence ATGAACCAGCATGTGCCCACCCCGCAGCGACGCCGCATGGCCGGACTCTATGCGCTCAAGCCGTGGTTCACCGCCCGCCTCACCCCCATCCTCAATGCCGCCGTCGCCCATCACATCTCGCCTGACGTCTTCACCGCCGCCGGTGTGCTCGCCGCCGGGGTCGCCGGCGTGTTCATCGCCCAAGGCTGGTGGCATCTGGCGGCGGTGTTCCTGGTGCTGCGACTGGCCGGTGCCAACCTCGACGGTGCCGTTGCCCGCGCCCGCGGCGTCAGCCGGCCGTGGGGGTTCGTGGTCAACGAGATCGGCGACCGCACCGCGGATCTGCTCACCTTCGGCGGACTCGCGGTCTGGGCCGCCCGCCAGCACGGCCCCGGCCTGCACGTCCTGTCCTGGACCGTCCTGCAGGTGGTACTGGCCGCACTGGCCGCGACGCTGCCCACCTTCGCGTCGCTGGCCGCCGCCGGAGCGGGCGCCACCCGCGTCAACGGCGGCCCGCTCGGCAAGACCGAACGGTGCGTGTTTACCGTGCTGGCCACCGCGTTCCCCGGCCTGATGCCCCTCCTGCTGGCCCAGCTGGTCAACGGGTCGCTGATCACCACCGCGCTGCGGCTACGCGGTGCGCACCGCGAGCTGAAAGCACGGGCCGTCGCCGACGAGGACCCGATCACCGTGCCGATGACCCGCCCGCGGATCGTCGTCTCCAACATCCCGACCCGGCCGATGCGGGCGGTGGCGGCATGA
- a CDS encoding serine/threonine-protein kinase: MEGTPFGRYQLIELLGRGGMGEVWRAHDTEIDRVVALKMLLPHFARDPDYETRFRREARAAARLDDPHIVPIYDVGEIDGRLYVTMRLINGTDLQTLINNGPLDPGRAVYIIAQIASALHTAHQAGLIHRDVKPSNILLAPNDFAYLIDFGIARATTDTALTSANTTIGTWAYMAPERFRTGESGPSSDIYALTCVLYQCLTGNLPFPGDTLEQVAVSHMMMPPPRPSQELATVPAAMDPVIATGLAKEPAQRFPTTVELAGAAHRALTYPSGPPGPSGPPGPDPAAPTQLWQQPPAPRKKRTGLILTALAAVVLLVAGGVVATAALTKDDAPTAAPTTTTSASVVPETPPFTGIYQAVFSAPTLIDGGPLDDAKPSTAMWAVRSACRPDGCVAIAERQSGDGGPPMAKLEFDRINDRWVAVALAAEKCHDIADEIWYVFTLRERPNGSLTGDYTGAAGNSCSGRSTLTFNRTTDVDVDTLPDPAELPPRVVSPAEALHGTYRSTRTFRNGVAPIQGDYTVKTDCLRTGDRCMSYFHKPEDFRPLLFTNGTWSLNSQSEGMCDGKVIKITATGQYPMPQPAQKPINLLLGHGNWEESAPCAMTSEFDETFTRTGD; encoded by the coding sequence GTGGAGGGGACGCCTTTCGGCCGCTACCAGCTGATCGAACTGCTGGGCCGCGGCGGGATGGGCGAGGTATGGCGGGCGCACGACACCGAGATCGATCGTGTCGTCGCGCTGAAGATGCTGCTGCCGCACTTCGCCCGGGACCCTGACTACGAGACGCGGTTCCGCCGTGAAGCCCGCGCCGCGGCGCGGCTGGACGATCCGCATATCGTGCCCATCTACGACGTCGGCGAGATCGACGGGCGCCTCTACGTCACCATGCGCCTCATCAACGGCACCGACCTGCAGACCCTGATCAACAACGGTCCGCTCGATCCCGGACGTGCGGTGTACATCATCGCCCAGATCGCCTCGGCGCTGCACACCGCACACCAGGCCGGCCTCATCCACCGCGATGTGAAGCCCTCAAATATCTTGTTGGCGCCCAACGACTTTGCCTATCTCATCGATTTCGGCATCGCCCGCGCCACCACCGACACCGCACTCACGTCGGCGAACACCACGATCGGTACGTGGGCGTATATGGCACCCGAACGCTTTCGCACCGGCGAGAGCGGACCCAGCTCCGACATCTACGCGCTGACATGTGTGCTCTACCAATGCCTCACCGGCAACCTGCCCTTCCCGGGTGACACCTTGGAACAAGTCGCAGTCAGCCACATGATGATGCCGCCGCCACGGCCGTCGCAGGAACTCGCCACCGTGCCCGCCGCCATGGATCCCGTGATCGCCACCGGCCTGGCGAAGGAACCCGCCCAGCGCTTCCCCACTACCGTGGAACTGGCCGGCGCCGCCCACCGCGCCCTCACCTATCCTTCTGGTCCCCCCGGTCCTTCTGGTCCCCCCGGCCCCGACCCCGCTGCTCCCACCCAGTTGTGGCAGCAGCCGCCGGCACCGCGCAAGAAGCGCACCGGGTTGATCCTCACCGCACTGGCGGCGGTCGTCCTGCTCGTCGCCGGCGGCGTCGTCGCCACCGCCGCACTCACCAAGGACGATGCTCCCACCGCTGCGCCCACCACGACCACCAGCGCCTCCGTGGTCCCCGAGACGCCCCCGTTCACCGGGATCTACCAAGCCGTGTTCAGCGCGCCGACCCTGATCGACGGCGGCCCCTTGGACGACGCGAAGCCGTCGACGGCGATGTGGGCGGTGCGTTCGGCCTGTCGCCCCGACGGCTGCGTGGCCATCGCCGAGCGGCAGAGCGGCGACGGTGGTCCCCCGATGGCGAAGTTGGAGTTCGACCGGATCAACGACCGCTGGGTGGCCGTCGCGCTCGCCGCCGAGAAGTGCCACGACATCGCCGACGAGATCTGGTACGTCTTCACGCTGCGCGAACGTCCCAACGGCAGCCTCACCGGTGACTACACCGGCGCCGCGGGCAATTCGTGTTCCGGCAGGTCCACCCTCACCTTCAACCGCACCACCGACGTCGACGTGGACACACTGCCGGACCCCGCCGAGCTGCCCCCGCGGGTCGTCTCCCCGGCCGAAGCCCTGCACGGCACCTACCGCAGCACCCGGACCTTCCGCAATGGCGTGGCACCCATTCAGGGCGACTACACCGTCAAAACCGACTGCCTGCGGACCGGGGACCGGTGCATGAGCTACTTCCACAAACCCGAGGATTTCCGGCCGTTGCTGTTCACCAACGGCACCTGGTCACTCAACAGCCAATCCGAGGGTATGTGCGACGGCAAGGTCATCAAGATCACCGCGACCGGACAGTACCCGATGCCACAGCCGGCGCAGAAGCCGATCAATCTGCTACTGGGGCACGGTAATTGGGAGGAGTCTGCGCCCTGCGCGATGACGTCCGAGTTCGATGAGACCTTCACTCGTACCGGGGACTGA